A genome region from Dendrosporobacter quercicolus includes the following:
- a CDS encoding recombinase family protein has protein sequence MGGFQFSGTAAPPHRNIQQTKENAGEQIAVYSRKSKFTGKGESIENQIELCKQYIRAHYPNCKDDGIFIYEDEGFSGGNTERPEFKRMMAEARAKKFSAIVCYRLDRISRNIGDFAKLIEELDGLKVSFISIKEQFDTSSPMGRAMIYISSVFSQLERETIAERIRDNMHELSKTGRCLGGTSPPGYVSEQVENVTIDGKTKKACKLKIIPEEAEIIKQIYKVFLETNSLTKTETYFIQNGYKTKNKKLFTRFALRNILTNPVYMIADEDAYRYLIENEVDLFAEKKDFDGKHGIMTYNRTIQKSGKANQIRPMEEWIVAVGKHIGLIKGSEWIQVQEYLEQNRSKSFRKPRSNVALLSGLLFCTCGDYMRPKLSKRLDAQGEFIYSYLCAMKEKSRSHVCKMEER, from the coding sequence ATAGGCGGTTTCCAATTCTCCGGAACTGCGGCTCCGCCGCACCGGAATATTCAGCAGACGAAAGAAAATGCAGGGGAACAGATTGCCGTTTATTCCCGTAAATCTAAATTTACGGGTAAGGGTGAGAGTATAGAAAATCAAATCGAGCTTTGCAAACAGTATATCCGTGCCCATTATCCCAACTGCAAAGACGATGGTATCTTTATATATGAAGATGAAGGTTTTTCGGGAGGCAATACAGAGCGTCCTGAATTTAAGAGGATGATGGCTGAGGCACGGGCAAAGAAGTTTTCAGCGATTGTCTGCTATCGCCTTGACCGCATAAGCCGTAACATAGGTGACTTTGCCAAGCTGATTGAGGAATTAGACGGCTTGAAAGTTTCCTTTATTTCTATTAAGGAACAATTTGATACTTCCTCTCCTATGGGTAGAGCTATGATTTATATTTCATCTGTATTTTCCCAACTGGAACGTGAAACGATAGCCGAGCGTATACGTGATAATATGCATGAGTTATCCAAAACCGGTCGTTGTCTTGGCGGTACATCGCCCCCAGGGTATGTTTCTGAACAGGTGGAAAATGTTACAATAGACGGAAAAACGAAAAAAGCTTGCAAGTTAAAAATCATTCCTGAAGAAGCAGAAATCATTAAACAGATTTATAAAGTGTTTTTGGAAACAAATTCATTGACCAAAACAGAGACTTATTTTATTCAAAATGGTTACAAAACAAAAAACAAGAAATTGTTTACCCGCTTTGCTCTCCGTAATATTCTTACCAATCCTGTATATATGATTGCTGACGAGGACGCCTATCGTTACTTGATCGAAAACGAAGTAGATTTGTTTGCCGAGAAAAAAGATTTTGACGGCAAGCATGGCATTATGACCTATAACCGTACCATTCAAAAATCCGGTAAGGCGAACCAAATACGCCCAATGGAGGAATGGATTGTGGCTGTGGGGAAGCACATCGGTCTGATTAAAGGCTCGGAATGGATACAGGTACAGGAATATTTAGAACAGAATCGGTCTAAGTCCTTCCGTAAACCCAGAAGCAATGTCGCGCTGCTTTCCGGTCTTTTATTTTGCACCTGTGGTGACTATATGCGTCCTAAACTAAGTAAACGCCTAGATGCACAAGGAGAGTTTATTTATTCTTATCTTTGTGCTATGAAAGAAAAGAGCCGCTCTCATGTCTGCAAGATGGAAGAACGCTAA
- the istA gene encoding IS21 family transposase codes for MEVDWAGDPAQIVDPDTGEIIDASLFVGVMTYSQYAYVEAFINEKQQAWITAHVHMYEYFGGVARILVSDNCKTAVLHNGGWYNQQVNTTYYEMAEHYGTAIIPARVRKPKDKPTVEGSVGNISTWITAALRNEQFFSLYELNKAIRKKLTEFNAKLFQKKEGSRISLFLEEEKPLLAPLPAAPFELADWKQATVQFNYHISVDRMLYSVPNEYIKRKVDVKATEKTIEVFFNHNRICSHVRLYGRPGQYSTIIEHMPENHQQYLEWNGDRFRKWAERIGVNTYQAVNAILTSKRVEQQTYSSCMGLVKLAEKYSAQRLESACEKALIYTAFPSYKSIKNILTAGKADPSMDHCTADASTAKKYGITRGASYYRR; via the coding sequence GTGGAAGTCGATTGGGCAGGAGATCCTGCTCAAATCGTTGATCCGGATACCGGCGAAATCATCGACGCAAGCCTCTTTGTCGGCGTCATGACCTATAGCCAGTATGCTTACGTTGAAGCATTCATTAACGAGAAACAGCAGGCATGGATAACAGCTCATGTCCACATGTATGAATACTTCGGCGGGGTAGCCAGGATCCTGGTTTCAGATAACTGCAAAACAGCTGTACTCCACAACGGCGGCTGGTATAACCAGCAGGTCAACACCACCTACTACGAAATGGCTGAGCATTACGGGACAGCCATCATTCCGGCCAGAGTCAGGAAACCCAAGGACAAACCTACTGTAGAGGGATCTGTTGGTAACATCTCTACTTGGATTACGGCAGCGCTCCGAAACGAGCAATTCTTTTCCCTGTATGAATTAAACAAGGCAATCAGAAAAAAGCTTACGGAATTCAATGCCAAACTGTTTCAAAAGAAAGAGGGCAGCCGGATAAGTTTGTTTCTTGAGGAAGAAAAGCCACTACTGGCGCCTTTACCTGCTGCCCCTTTTGAACTGGCGGATTGGAAACAAGCCACCGTTCAGTTCAATTATCACATCTCGGTTGACAGGATGCTATATTCCGTGCCAAATGAATACATCAAACGCAAAGTAGACGTAAAGGCCACCGAAAAAACCATTGAGGTATTCTTTAATCACAACCGCATATGCTCTCATGTCCGACTTTACGGAAGACCTGGGCAGTACAGTACCATCATAGAGCACATGCCGGAAAATCACCAGCAGTACCTAGAATGGAACGGCGATCGGTTCCGAAAGTGGGCTGAGCGTATCGGAGTCAATACCTATCAGGCAGTCAATGCAATCCTTACCTCCAAGCGAGTGGAACAGCAAACGTACAGCAGTTGTATGGGACTTGTGAAGCTGGCCGAAAAATATTCTGCACAGCGTCTGGAGTCAGCCTGTGAAAAGGCACTCATCTATACAGCATTCCCCAGCTACAAGAGTATCAAAAATATTCTTACCGCGGGGAAGGCGGATCCCTCTATGGATCATTGTACAGCAGATGCATCCACCGCTAAGAAATACGGCATCACCAGAGGTGCCAGTTACTACAGGAGGTAA
- a CDS encoding sacsin N-terminal ATP-binding-like domain-containing protein translates to MSLKADIEKIFMDNTNYANPSQAVNQASSLNALSADLYTDSKRFIYELLQNADDSSQNNDTVKVWIKIFDDNLVIAHSGSPFTARDLQGICNVNNGTKKSDLTKTGYKGIGFKSVFGQSDKVTIYTKDEYFRFDASYSFEWKWEESKTAWETNNDRKFQFPWQIIPIYIYTKEVLDPINQFLRENNANVATIIRMKNVNETSQAVQNLSQNLNMFLFLKNICEINFDITESVTVKIDRTSRKDRITLQKGSNPKVDWLINTINLIVPKDIKAVLQDERNIPEKLLNTDSIELSLAAKVESDGITKLSNHEKLLYSYLPTDEIKYSLPVLVNTSFLTAANRESLHADSKWNQWIFKTIAIEIFKWISKLVNTEFHFQAYQLIPKETITDELGKKFNEGIKDALKNIPFVISREGQLIKIEDIIVDFTYLSEKNFIGEEPIKKYIDKDNEKETGCSKHFAQSSNFFYEFKKLGASCFEWNHLQSFLSSIYFTNAHTIAYNIELIKHFKKLCESDKVKDISKEVLMRLPFIWDHKNRINYPYQVCFPTADDQNWDNPNSELSFLHRELQTWLLKDSESRYWLESLGVIEKTDITYITQTIIPKIDSYVTPQNALKTIRDLFNLYKKGNLKEDLIRQLSGIKLLTQIGSLCPAKDCFLSDYYKPRLEIEKITEKDIFVCESYCENVLEKDEWKRFFKLLGVQEGITTLQFTNRLYRSALSNADFNAEYFETKDKRFTPFQSTFIANCFSDLATMNYIQLTENNPKFAFRFWSDYIENYPPSIIKSPAIAYWGYEGRPGRISGDQVENFVPWFIKNIQCIPTASEKCEIASSVLLNSGEIKAIAGKYLPVFDGPELSPDWKAFFNFRTSFELSDYLELLSKISLDIDDTGSIKNDNYKKIQSVYSALLSQCVNWSTDDIEKIEAWATTGFLLNTKNQFKECSTLKFFLDGNEAIFQEQYSFILLSAENRKNPNLEKFLMHFKVKFLRQSEFELIHTQEEVCLSLKNQLKRIIPYLKMWIENEDSDANTRNFLESLEDKIAALEIFQTEELIITYKEINFTKNVNIHFNETSLYVTNPWNANSVLLKLSDILCRYFHLVGHDKKLDFLLRSTDDEIQQYFIQEELEIPEEVLEIKRNFEAEVGNKKIVSFADIETAINEKHISPEFFHLSQHDYSRLKYIEQLITRAVTNVMEHLMTLPEYDCSHCYKITDSIIGGITKNGNEITVVARPSDNDQILIYYTSEFDVLEYVDAELWCEDGVNMPKQITMGQLLKKTGINRIPIKNIDFTDSELETLLNDPKSNMLDFNAVPFIPQKIAKIISSYANTNGGTLIFGLKEISLTSNETVGLSTDFPVVEMTKKAISLLSPIPTVTYDWIKSGGKTVFVIKTEKAVNDILLENQKYIREGSNSVLDVKPLEDKTVLSVSSYKKTIAIIIAIENYAPREENQVPKVKYATNDALKFKEVLIKSMGVDENDIYLFIDEKALKSSLEYDFKSLFYSLAEEDRLVFYYVGHGFHNGITNYLSTYDMHRYHITETAVSLRKILLDPLLKSKCKNALIFIDACAQSFQDENERSNITDISDEEIAMLTSEFPYYATFLSCQPGQSSYSSDILKNGIWTHHLVNAISGNVSEVIQGNKYITDRLLQDYLSNRVYKYTKKELGYDQNPKAILDSSHENVIAEIKKENGQ, encoded by the coding sequence ATGAGTTTAAAAGCAGATATTGAAAAAATTTTTATGGATAACACCAACTATGCAAATCCTAGTCAAGCAGTAAATCAAGCAAGTTCACTTAACGCATTATCAGCTGATTTATATACAGATTCAAAGCGATTTATTTATGAACTTCTACAAAATGCAGATGATTCTTCTCAAAATAATGATACTGTGAAAGTATGGATAAAAATTTTTGATGATAACCTAGTCATTGCTCATTCAGGGAGCCCGTTCACCGCTCGTGATCTTCAAGGAATTTGTAATGTAAATAATGGCACCAAAAAGTCAGATTTGACAAAAACAGGTTATAAAGGCATTGGCTTTAAATCTGTTTTTGGACAATCTGATAAAGTAACGATATATACAAAAGATGAATATTTTAGATTTGATGCTTCATATTCATTTGAATGGAAATGGGAAGAATCAAAGACAGCATGGGAAACTAATAACGACCGAAAATTCCAATTTCCTTGGCAGATAATCCCCATATATATATATACAAAAGAAGTTTTAGACCCAATTAATCAGTTTCTTAGAGAAAATAATGCAAATGTTGCGACAATAATTCGAATGAAGAATGTGAATGAGACGAGTCAGGCTGTTCAAAATCTATCGCAGAACTTAAATATGTTTTTATTTCTTAAAAATATATGTGAGATCAATTTTGATATAACAGAGTCAGTCACTGTTAAAATTGATCGAACAAGCCGCAAGGATAGAATTACTTTACAGAAAGGTAGCAATCCAAAAGTAGACTGGTTAATAAATACCATTAATCTCATAGTCCCTAAGGACATAAAAGCTGTCCTACAAGATGAACGAAATATTCCTGAGAAATTACTCAATACTGATTCTATTGAGTTGTCTTTAGCTGCAAAAGTTGAGAGCGATGGTATTACTAAGCTTTCTAATCATGAAAAACTTCTATATTCATATTTACCAACCGATGAAATAAAGTATTCTTTGCCAGTACTTGTTAATACTAGTTTTCTAACCGCTGCTAATCGTGAATCACTTCATGCTGATTCAAAATGGAATCAATGGATTTTTAAAACGATTGCCATTGAAATATTTAAATGGATATCAAAATTAGTGAATACTGAATTTCATTTTCAAGCATACCAATTAATACCTAAGGAAACCATCACTGACGAGTTGGGAAAAAAATTTAATGAAGGAATTAAGGATGCTCTTAAAAATATTCCGTTTGTTATTTCTAGAGAAGGGCAGTTAATTAAAATTGAAGATATCATAGTTGATTTTACATATTTATCTGAGAAAAATTTTATAGGTGAAGAGCCTATTAAGAAATATATTGATAAGGATAATGAAAAAGAGACCGGTTGCTCTAAACACTTTGCCCAAAGTTCTAATTTTTTCTATGAATTTAAGAAGTTAGGTGCTTCATGCTTTGAGTGGAACCACCTTCAATCTTTCCTTTCTTCAATATATTTTACTAATGCACATACAATAGCTTATAATATTGAACTTATAAAACACTTTAAAAAATTGTGTGAATCAGATAAGGTTAAAGATATTTCAAAAGAAGTACTCATGAGACTTCCGTTTATTTGGGATCATAAGAATCGTATTAATTACCCATATCAAGTATGCTTTCCTACAGCAGACGATCAGAACTGGGATAATCCTAATAGTGAATTATCTTTTCTGCATCGAGAACTGCAGACTTGGCTGCTAAAAGATTCAGAAAGTAGATATTGGTTAGAGAGTTTGGGAGTAATAGAAAAGACAGATATCACCTACATTACTCAAACTATAATACCAAAAATCGATAGTTACGTAACACCCCAGAATGCCTTAAAAACAATTAGGGACTTATTTAATTTATACAAAAAAGGAAATCTTAAGGAAGATTTGATAAGACAATTATCGGGAATAAAACTTCTTACCCAAATAGGTTCTTTGTGTCCAGCCAAAGATTGTTTTCTTTCGGATTATTATAAACCTAGGCTTGAAATTGAAAAAATAACTGAAAAAGATATTTTTGTCTGTGAATCTTACTGTGAAAATGTTCTTGAAAAGGATGAATGGAAACGCTTTTTTAAGCTTCTTGGTGTTCAAGAAGGAATTACAACATTGCAATTCACAAATAGACTTTATCGTTCTGCATTAAGTAATGCTGATTTTAATGCTGAGTATTTCGAAACTAAGGATAAAAGATTTACCCCTTTTCAATCTACTTTTATAGCGAATTGTTTCAGCGATTTAGCAACTATGAACTATATTCAACTTACAGAAAATAACCCTAAGTTTGCTTTCAGATTCTGGTCTGATTATATTGAAAATTATCCACCAAGCATTATCAAGTCTCCAGCAATCGCATATTGGGGGTATGAGGGCAGGCCTGGACGGATAAGTGGTGATCAAGTAGAAAACTTTGTTCCATGGTTTATCAAGAATATACAATGTATTCCTACTGCATCAGAAAAATGCGAAATTGCTTCTTCTGTACTTCTTAATTCAGGAGAGATAAAAGCTATTGCCGGAAAATATTTGCCTGTATTCGATGGACCCGAATTATCGCCAGATTGGAAAGCCTTCTTTAATTTTAGAACAAGCTTCGAATTGTCGGATTACTTAGAATTGCTTAGTAAAATTTCGTTAGATATAGATGATACGGGAAGTATAAAGAATGATAACTATAAAAAAATTCAATCTGTTTACTCCGCATTATTATCTCAATGTGTTAATTGGAGTACTGACGATATTGAAAAAATTGAAGCATGGGCTACTACAGGATTTTTGCTAAATACAAAAAATCAATTCAAAGAATGCAGTACTCTCAAATTTTTCTTAGATGGTAACGAGGCTATTTTTCAAGAACAGTACAGCTTTATACTGCTTAGTGCTGAAAATAGAAAAAATCCAAATCTTGAAAAATTCTTAATGCACTTTAAAGTAAAGTTTTTGAGACAAAGTGAATTTGAGCTAATTCACACTCAAGAAGAAGTATGTTTGAGTCTGAAAAATCAATTGAAGCGTATTATTCCATATCTTAAAATGTGGATTGAAAATGAAGATAGTGATGCTAATACAAGAAACTTTTTAGAAAGCTTAGAAGATAAAATTGCAGCTTTAGAAATTTTTCAGACTGAAGAGCTTATAATTACATATAAAGAAATTAATTTTACTAAGAACGTGAATATTCATTTTAATGAAACCAGTCTTTATGTAACGAATCCTTGGAATGCAAATAGTGTATTATTAAAATTATCTGATATTTTATGCCGTTATTTTCATTTAGTCGGACACGATAAAAAATTAGATTTTTTACTAAGATCTACTGATGATGAGATTCAGCAGTACTTTATTCAAGAAGAACTTGAAATACCAGAAGAAGTTCTTGAAATAAAACGTAATTTTGAGGCTGAAGTAGGAAACAAAAAAATTGTTTCTTTTGCAGATATTGAGACAGCGATAAATGAAAAACATATCTCTCCAGAGTTTTTTCATTTATCACAGCATGATTATAGTCGATTGAAATATATAGAGCAACTTATAACAAGAGCAGTAACAAATGTAATGGAGCATCTCATGACACTCCCAGAGTACGATTGTTCTCATTGTTATAAGATTACGGATAGTATTATTGGTGGTATTACAAAAAACGGGAATGAAATAACTGTTGTAGCCAGACCATCAGATAATGATCAAATACTAATCTATTACACCTCTGAATTTGATGTTCTTGAATATGTAGACGCTGAATTATGGTGTGAAGACGGCGTCAATATGCCTAAACAAATAACAATGGGGCAACTTCTGAAAAAAACAGGCATAAATAGAATTCCTATAAAAAATATAGATTTTACAGACTCTGAACTTGAAACATTACTAAATGATCCTAAATCTAATATGCTAGATTTTAATGCTGTACCATTTATCCCACAAAAAATAGCAAAAATTATATCGTCCTATGCAAATACGAATGGAGGAACATTGATTTTTGGACTTAAAGAAATTTCACTAACTTCAAACGAAACTGTTGGACTGAGTACTGATTTCCCGGTTGTTGAAATGACAAAAAAAGCAATTTCCCTACTGTCACCAATACCAACAGTAACTTATGACTGGATAAAAAGTGGGGGAAAAACCGTTTTTGTAATCAAAACAGAAAAAGCTGTCAATGATATATTGTTAGAGAATCAAAAGTATATAAGAGAAGGATCTAATAGTGTCTTAGACGTTAAGCCATTAGAGGATAAAACTGTATTAAGTGTTTCTAGCTATAAAAAAACTATAGCTATTATAATTGCAATAGAAAACTATGCTCCAAGAGAAGAGAATCAAGTGCCAAAAGTAAAATATGCTACTAATGATGCACTTAAATTCAAAGAAGTGTTGATAAAATCAATGGGTGTAGATGAAAATGATATATACCTGTTTATAGATGAAAAAGCATTGAAAAGTAGTTTGGAGTATGATTTTAAAAGTTTATTTTATTCTTTAGCTGAAGAAGATCGCCTGGTTTTTTATTATGTTGGTCATGGGTTCCATAATGGTATCACGAATTATTTATCAACTTACGATATGCATCGATACCATATAACTGAAACTGCGGTTTCATTACGCAAAATTTTACTTGATCCTTTGCTAAAATCTAAATGTAAGAATGCACTTATTTTTATTGATGCTTGTGCCCAAAGTTTCCAGGATGAAAATGAGCGAAGTAATATTACGGATATTAGTGATGAGGAAATAGCAATGCTTACTAGTGAGTTTCCATACTATGCAACATTTCTATCCTGTCAGCCAGGACAAAGTTCTTATTCAAGTGATATCTTGAAAAATGGAATATGGACTCATCATTTAGTAAACGCAATAAGTGGTAATGTATCAGAGGTCATTCAAGGTAATAAATATATTACAGACAGATTATTGCAGGATTATCTTTCTAATAGGGTATATAAATATACTAAAAAAGAACTTGGATATGATCAAAATCCCAAAGCGATTTTAGATTCAAGTCATGAAAATGTTATTGCAGAAATTAAAAAAGAAAATGGTCAGTAA
- a CDS encoding DUF3732 domain-containing protein: MKDEQMLICRKEPGQQKSTGKMYLSRGDFLEIPSEIDEENITVDQVKNILNELFSLSFIDADPTSSNNFSARPSYRDLMAFIFQPQNVIANNRVLFYNIEKMEHKSKLINIFPYVLGAVNAETLAAMQERDRLTKERDKLARDINNIKNVSESWRQEVLTWLSVSRELGLTTFNPDSTTNFGLQVDELKKIISKNENDSSLIASNVTDTSDELLKLRAEERELSIELSAARKRHEAMKELDDSKKRYDESLQIQRNRLDISSWLRSLSGDMICPICGKTHDEPNQALDELCDAVAEIEKQAGIVQGMSISFDREFNIVKAEIYKLTEKLTGVRRRINEESAKSQQNANTKYTLASVSRFLGRMEFAIQTYERIGTDGDLEERLSKLNDRISELNKSMSDNVRVAKEKAALSFIQQEASTIIKQLDVENPDDPIEFDKTNLTIKVRTADGRDNYLWEIGSASNWLSYHISISLAFQKFFQERKGVSVPNILVFDQPSQVYFPQKGIQEGSTAEEDSGLIQDEDKAAVKKIFATLSTYIEKAKSELQIIVMEHADEDIWGEFDNITLVERWRGSNKLIPVEWISKID, translated from the coding sequence TTGAAAGACGAGCAAATGCTAATATGTCGCAAAGAGCCGGGGCAGCAAAAAAGTACGGGAAAAATGTATTTATCAAGAGGTGATTTCTTAGAAATACCAAGTGAAATAGATGAAGAAAATATTACAGTGGATCAAGTTAAAAATATCTTGAATGAGCTATTCTCCCTATCATTTATTGATGCAGACCCTACTTCGTCAAACAACTTTTCTGCACGGCCATCCTACCGGGATTTGATGGCTTTTATTTTTCAGCCACAAAACGTGATTGCAAATAATAGAGTTTTGTTCTACAACATTGAAAAAATGGAGCATAAGAGTAAACTCATTAATATCTTTCCGTACGTTTTAGGTGCAGTCAACGCAGAAACATTGGCTGCTATGCAAGAGCGTGACAGATTGACCAAGGAGCGCGATAAACTCGCTCGTGACATAAATAATATTAAGAACGTTTCAGAAAGTTGGCGTCAAGAAGTTCTCACGTGGCTCTCTGTTTCAAGGGAATTGGGGTTGACTACTTTTAATCCGGATAGCACTACCAATTTTGGACTACAGGTTGATGAGCTAAAAAAAATAATTAGTAAAAATGAAAATGATTCATCTCTTATCGCAAGCAACGTGACAGATACTTCCGATGAACTTCTGAAACTTCGAGCCGAGGAGCGGGAGTTGTCAATAGAATTGTCTGCGGCACGGAAGCGGCATGAGGCAATGAAAGAACTTGATGATTCCAAAAAGCGTTATGACGAATCTCTTCAAATTCAGCGGAACAGATTGGATATTTCGTCTTGGTTGCGTTCGTTATCAGGCGATATGATTTGCCCGATTTGTGGCAAAACCCATGATGAACCTAACCAAGCGTTAGACGAGCTTTGCGATGCCGTAGCGGAAATTGAAAAGCAAGCCGGAATAGTTCAGGGGATGTCTATTTCCTTTGATCGTGAATTCAATATCGTTAAAGCCGAAATATATAAGCTGACAGAAAAGTTAACGGGTGTTCGTAGGCGCATAAATGAAGAAAGTGCTAAATCTCAGCAGAACGCAAATACAAAGTACACATTAGCAAGTGTTTCGCGTTTTCTTGGAAGAATGGAGTTTGCTATTCAGACGTATGAGCGCATCGGAACAGATGGCGACTTGGAAGAGAGGCTATCTAAACTGAATGATAGGATTAGTGAGTTGAACAAGTCAATGAGTGATAATGTGCGTGTCGCAAAAGAAAAAGCTGCCTTATCGTTCATTCAACAAGAAGCAAGTACGATAATCAAACAACTGGACGTTGAGAACCCTGATGACCCGATTGAATTTGATAAAACCAATTTAACTATTAAAGTTAGAACCGCAGATGGTCGTGATAACTATCTTTGGGAAATAGGCAGTGCTTCTAACTGGCTGTCTTATCATATTTCAATTAGTTTAGCGTTCCAAAAGTTTTTTCAAGAAAGAAAAGGGGTTTCGGTTCCTAACATTCTTGTGTTCGACCAACCCAGTCAAGTGTACTTCCCACAAAAGGGCATTCAAGAGGGTAGCACAGCGGAAGAAGATTCTGGATTGATACAGGATGAAGATAAAGCTGCAGTTAAGAAAATATTTGCAACTTTATCTACGTATATAGAGAAAGCAAAATCTGAACTTCAAATTATTGTAATGGAGCATGCTGATGAAGATATTTGGGGAGAGTTTGATAACATTACGCTCGTTGAGAGATGGAGAGGTAGTAATAAGTTAATTCCTGTTGAGTGGATATCCAAAATAGACTGA